A single genomic interval of Labrus mixtus chromosome 6, fLabMix1.1, whole genome shotgun sequence harbors:
- the slc3a1 gene encoding amino acid transporter heavy chain SLC3A1 isoform X1: MSYRKSTGSLELGECTRNPGFQDAGSVTNTVPGEKRVSTAVKLDPEQEEYTQIKPYAGMPKEVLLLYSSQARYRVPREILFWLMVACTLALVALTVTVIALSPGCLSWWQASPVYQVYPRSFKDSDGDGVGDLKGVLEQLDHFQYLNIKSVWISPFYRSPMKDFGYDVEDFRAIDPLFGTMKDFEDLLAEMHNKGLKLIMDFIPNHTSDRHRWFNLSRTRDPHYSDYYVWADCNTSAPPNNWVSIFGNSSWTYDEVRGQCYLHQFLKEQPDLNFRNPDVRREMIDIIHFWLEKGVDGFRMDAVKHILEAAHFRDEPQVDPKKPPELVTTEWDLYHDYTTSQLGLHDLLREWRADMDTYSREPGRYRFMVSESYDYHEVDKTMMYYGTPQVKESDFPFNFYLLDLPQNTSGLWAQHLVHLWMSNMPKGKWPNWVVGNHDRPRIASSAGQNYIRVINMLLLTLPGTPTTYYGEEIGMENINVTDSQIQDPAGKYNSSLSRDPQRSPMQWSNDTNAGFNNKANVTWLPVHPDYRTVNVEVQKKDEGSVLAQYRFLNTLRQSELPLHRGWFCYVHTDANVFSYIRELDGLDQAFLIVLNFGKESVTTDLSSVHELPDQLEVLMSTNKANNGKVLRKSHVPTEAGVGLVIKYSTHTRFNPNHSGQCYISEKACYMRVIDILYKC; encoded by the exons atgaGTTATAGAAAAAGCACCGGTAGTTTGGAGCTGGGGGAATGCACCAGGAACCCGGGCTTTCAGGATGCGGGAAGCG TCACAAACACCGTCCCCGGAGAGAAACGGGTGTCCACTGCGGTCAAGCTGGATCCGGAACAGGAGGAGTACACGCAGATCAAACCGTACGCTGGAATGCCAAAAGAGGTACTGCTGCTATACTCCTCTCAGGCCCGTTACCGAGTACCCCGGGAGATCCTGTTCTGGCTGATGGTGGCCTGCACACTGGCGCTCGTGGCGCTTACAGTCACGGTGATAGCGCTGTCGCCAGGATGTCTGAGCTGGTGGCAGGCCTCCCCGGTGTACCAGGTGTACCCACGTTCCTTCAAAGACTCTGACGGAGATGGAGTCGGTGACCTCAAAG GTGTTCTCGAGCAGCTGGACCACTTCCAGTACCTTAACATCAAGTCAGTCTGGATCAGTCCGTTCTACCGCTCTCCTATGAAGGACTTCGGCTATGATGTGGAGGATTTCCGCGCCATTGACCCACTTTTCGGAACCATGAAGGACTTTGAAGATCTGCTTGCTGAAATGCACAACAAAG GTTTGAAGCTGATCATGGATTTTATTCCTAATCACACCAGTGACCGTCACCGCTGGTTCAACCTGAGCCGGACCAGAGATCCTCACTACAGCGATTACTACGTCTGGGCCGACTGTAATACATCTGCACCACCAAATAACTGG GTGAGTATTTTTGGGAACTCATCATGGACTTACGATGAAGTCCGAGGACAATGCTACTTGCACCAATTCCTCAAGGAGCAACCAGACCTAAACTTCAGGAACCCAGATGTTCGCAGAGAGATGATA GATATTATTCACTTCTGGCTGGAGAAGGGGGTCGATGGCTTTCGGATGGATGCAGTGAAACACATCCTGGAGGCTGCACATTTTAGGGACGAACCtcaggtggacccaaaaaaacCTCCA GAGTTAGTCACTACAGAGTGGGACCTCTACCATGACTACACCACCAGTCAGCTCGGCCTGCATGACCTGCTGAGGGAGTGGAGGGCTGATATGGACACCTACAGCCGGGAGCCTGGCAGATACAG GTTCATGGTGTCTGAATCATACGATTATCACGAGGTGGACAAGACCATGATGTACTACGGCACCCCACAGGTGAAAGAAAGTGACTTCCCATTTAACTTTTACCTGCTGGACCTGCCTCAGAACACCAGCGGCCTGTGGGCTCAACATCTGGTCCACCTGTGGATGAGCAACATGCCCAAGGGAAAATGGCCCAACTGGGTG GTTGGGAACCACGACAGGCCTCGAATTGCCTCTAGTGCTGGTCAGAACTATATCCGTGTCATCAACATGCTGCTGCTGACCCTTCCAGGCACACCCACCACATACTACGGCGAGGAGATCGGCATGGAGAACATTAATGTCACCGACAGTCAGATACAGGACCCTGCTGGAAAATACAATTCA AGTCTGAGTCGCGACCCTCAGCGGTCTCCGATGCAGTGGAGTAATGACACAAACGCAGGCTTTAACAACAAAGCCAACGTCACCTGGTTACCTGTGCATCCTGACTACAGAACTGTCAATGTGGAG GTTCAGAAGAAAGATGAAGGCTCTGTTCTGGCTCAGTACCGTTTCCTGAACACACTGCGTCAGTCAGAGCTCCCACTTCACCGCGGTTGGTTCTGCTACGTCCACACTGATGCCAATGTCTTCTCTTACATCAGAGAGCTGGACGGGCTTGATCAAGCTTTCCTTATTGTGCTTAACTTCGGGAAAGAATCAGTGACCACAGATCTCTCCTCTGTTCATGAGCTGCCAGACCAGCTGGAGGTGCTGATGAGCACTAACAAAGCAAATAATGGCAAGGTGTTGCGAAAGTCTCATGTCCCGACGGAAGCAGGGGTCGGTCTGGTGATTAAGTACTCCACTCACACTCGGTTCAATCCCAACCACTCTGGACAGTGCTACATCTCAGAGAAGGCCTGCTATATGAGGGTCATTGATATACTTTATAAATGCTAA
- the slc3a1 gene encoding amino acid transporter heavy chain SLC3A1 isoform X2: MPKEVLLLYSSQARYRVPREILFWLMVACTLALVALTVTVIALSPGCLSWWQASPVYQVYPRSFKDSDGDGVGDLKGVLEQLDHFQYLNIKSVWISPFYRSPMKDFGYDVEDFRAIDPLFGTMKDFEDLLAEMHNKGLKLIMDFIPNHTSDRHRWFNLSRTRDPHYSDYYVWADCNTSAPPNNWVSIFGNSSWTYDEVRGQCYLHQFLKEQPDLNFRNPDVRREMIDIIHFWLEKGVDGFRMDAVKHILEAAHFRDEPQVDPKKPPELVTTEWDLYHDYTTSQLGLHDLLREWRADMDTYSREPGRYRFMVSESYDYHEVDKTMMYYGTPQVKESDFPFNFYLLDLPQNTSGLWAQHLVHLWMSNMPKGKWPNWVVGNHDRPRIASSAGQNYIRVINMLLLTLPGTPTTYYGEEIGMENINVTDSQIQDPAGKYNSSLSRDPQRSPMQWSNDTNAGFNNKANVTWLPVHPDYRTVNVEVQKKDEGSVLAQYRFLNTLRQSELPLHRGWFCYVHTDANVFSYIRELDGLDQAFLIVLNFGKESVTTDLSSVHELPDQLEVLMSTNKANNGKVLRKSHVPTEAGVGLVIKYSTHTRFNPNHSGQCYISEKACYMRVIDILYKC; this comes from the exons ATGCCAAAAGAGGTACTGCTGCTATACTCCTCTCAGGCCCGTTACCGAGTACCCCGGGAGATCCTGTTCTGGCTGATGGTGGCCTGCACACTGGCGCTCGTGGCGCTTACAGTCACGGTGATAGCGCTGTCGCCAGGATGTCTGAGCTGGTGGCAGGCCTCCCCGGTGTACCAGGTGTACCCACGTTCCTTCAAAGACTCTGACGGAGATGGAGTCGGTGACCTCAAAG GTGTTCTCGAGCAGCTGGACCACTTCCAGTACCTTAACATCAAGTCAGTCTGGATCAGTCCGTTCTACCGCTCTCCTATGAAGGACTTCGGCTATGATGTGGAGGATTTCCGCGCCATTGACCCACTTTTCGGAACCATGAAGGACTTTGAAGATCTGCTTGCTGAAATGCACAACAAAG GTTTGAAGCTGATCATGGATTTTATTCCTAATCACACCAGTGACCGTCACCGCTGGTTCAACCTGAGCCGGACCAGAGATCCTCACTACAGCGATTACTACGTCTGGGCCGACTGTAATACATCTGCACCACCAAATAACTGG GTGAGTATTTTTGGGAACTCATCATGGACTTACGATGAAGTCCGAGGACAATGCTACTTGCACCAATTCCTCAAGGAGCAACCAGACCTAAACTTCAGGAACCCAGATGTTCGCAGAGAGATGATA GATATTATTCACTTCTGGCTGGAGAAGGGGGTCGATGGCTTTCGGATGGATGCAGTGAAACACATCCTGGAGGCTGCACATTTTAGGGACGAACCtcaggtggacccaaaaaaacCTCCA GAGTTAGTCACTACAGAGTGGGACCTCTACCATGACTACACCACCAGTCAGCTCGGCCTGCATGACCTGCTGAGGGAGTGGAGGGCTGATATGGACACCTACAGCCGGGAGCCTGGCAGATACAG GTTCATGGTGTCTGAATCATACGATTATCACGAGGTGGACAAGACCATGATGTACTACGGCACCCCACAGGTGAAAGAAAGTGACTTCCCATTTAACTTTTACCTGCTGGACCTGCCTCAGAACACCAGCGGCCTGTGGGCTCAACATCTGGTCCACCTGTGGATGAGCAACATGCCCAAGGGAAAATGGCCCAACTGGGTG GTTGGGAACCACGACAGGCCTCGAATTGCCTCTAGTGCTGGTCAGAACTATATCCGTGTCATCAACATGCTGCTGCTGACCCTTCCAGGCACACCCACCACATACTACGGCGAGGAGATCGGCATGGAGAACATTAATGTCACCGACAGTCAGATACAGGACCCTGCTGGAAAATACAATTCA AGTCTGAGTCGCGACCCTCAGCGGTCTCCGATGCAGTGGAGTAATGACACAAACGCAGGCTTTAACAACAAAGCCAACGTCACCTGGTTACCTGTGCATCCTGACTACAGAACTGTCAATGTGGAG GTTCAGAAGAAAGATGAAGGCTCTGTTCTGGCTCAGTACCGTTTCCTGAACACACTGCGTCAGTCAGAGCTCCCACTTCACCGCGGTTGGTTCTGCTACGTCCACACTGATGCCAATGTCTTCTCTTACATCAGAGAGCTGGACGGGCTTGATCAAGCTTTCCTTATTGTGCTTAACTTCGGGAAAGAATCAGTGACCACAGATCTCTCCTCTGTTCATGAGCTGCCAGACCAGCTGGAGGTGCTGATGAGCACTAACAAAGCAAATAATGGCAAGGTGTTGCGAAAGTCTCATGTCCCGACGGAAGCAGGGGTCGGTCTGGTGATTAAGTACTCCACTCACACTCGGTTCAATCCCAACCACTCTGGACAGTGCTACATCTCAGAGAAGGCCTGCTATATGAGGGTCATTGATATACTTTATAAATGCTAA